Sequence from the Saccharopolyspora pogona genome:
GCAGTCGGCACCCGACCTGCCCGGCACCCAGATCGTCGGCGTGCACGTCACCCCCAAGGGGTGGGCGGTACTGCCGGATGGCCGCCACGTGACACCCGAAGCCTTCGCCGACGAGGTACGAAAAGACCAGCACTTCGTCCCAGGACTACCAGTCGCGCTGCTGGGATGCACCGCCCACCGCCGACCAGAGCCAGGCGAACTCACATTCGCGGAACGGCTCGCCCGCGCGCTAGGCACACGAGTATGGACAACAAGAAGCGACGTCGTTCAAACCACAGACCGGCTCGTTCACGCCACCAAGGTCAAGGTCGCCCAGGACGGCACGCTGCTACCGACGTTCGAAAACGGACAGGGCACCGGACACTGGTACCTACTGGGCTCCCAAGGCCAACAACTGTGGAGGTCGGGACCGGAATTACGTGCCGCAGTGGCACTGGACGGCTCAGCGCCACCACGCTACGTCGACGAAGCGCCGCCCGCAGTGATCAGGTGGACGGGGAGGAAGAGCAAGCGCCCGTACGTGAAGACTGCGGAACAGAAGGCAAGGTACGAGGCGACAGCGAGACAACGTTATCAGGAGGATTCCAGCCTTAGGGAGGAGAAGGCTAGGAAACGGCGGGAAAGAAATGCGCGCCTGAGGAGACCACGGCCCGAGCCGACTGCGGAACAGAAGGCAAAGACTGCGGCAAATAAACGACGTTATCAGGAGAATCCCAGCGTTAGGGAGAAGCAGGCTCAGGGGCGGCGGGAAAGAAATGCGCTCCTGAGCGAGAGGGATGAGCTGGTTGCGGAGGGTGAGGTGTTGCTGGGGGACGCTCAGGCTCGGCTGGCGAAGTTGCCGGTGTGGGACGGGGCTCGGCAGGCGGTGCTTGGGCATATTGAAGCTCTGGAGGGCGTGTTGGACGACCTGCGGAAGGAGACGAGTTCGCAAATCCGCAGAGATGAAATGGACGCTCGGACGATCGAGCAGGACTCGGGATCGTCTGATCAGGCTTCTGCCGGTGAGCCTGCTGCTGCGAGCGTGCCGGATGCAGCACAGATGACGGAGAGTGAGGCCCGCGAGAAGGAGGAGCCGGATGAGCAGGCGCGGGCGTCGCTGGCGGACTGGGTTGCGCAGGTGCGGGCGTCGCTGGAGGAGATCAGGTCTCGCCAGGATTGGTTTGCGTTCCAGGAATGGGATTTTCTTCTGCAGTCGGAGCAGGCGTTGCCCACGCTTGATGAGGCTATGCGGGACGAGCGGGAGGAGTTGCAACGGCAGTCAGACAAGATTACGGAGGACGTGATTGTTGAGTTGAAGAGGTTGGTCGGGCATTTGGATGGGCATTTGGCGGCGTTGCCGGCGGATTTCCGCCCGAATGTGCGTGACCAGGTCGCTGTTGCGAGGGCGGCGGCGGAGCAGGGGAGCTGGCCCCTGGATCAGGTGGACAAGATCGCGTCGAGGCTGGAGGCGATGCTGGCAGTCGAGCAGTCTTTGCGGAATGACCGACTGAGCTTGGCGCGGGACGGCGACTCCAGGCGAGCTCCGGATGACGAGTGAAGCATGGCGGCAGCGCGGCCCAGCGCCCAGCCGGAGACACGGCCCCGGACGCAATGGATCGAAACCCCTGAACTCGATTCCGATTTTGATGGCTAGCGACACCAGGCGGACCGCCCAAGTTTTGGTACCGACAACGTTTCGAGGAGAAGGAAATGACCGCACCTGACCAGAAAGCGGACGTAAAGGCCGCCTTGCACGAAGTACTTTTACGACAGGCCGGATTCGCACCGGACGAGTTGGTCACGCAGGCTCGTGTCTGGCTCGCGGAGGACCGGTTCGACGAGGTTGCCCGCGCGGTAGCATCCACCGCCGCACGCTACGTCCTGCCGCTCACCGAGGGGGATCTGGGTGTGCTCATGACCGTCTCCGAGGCGGAGGGTGCATCGCTGGACGCCCTGGAAAGCATCGAGCCCATGATCGACGACCCGCCGCTGGTGTGGCAGTTCAGCGCCGAACCGCCGGATTCCGTTGACTCCACCGACGATTCCGGCGTGGCGGCACTGATCGAGGTCCTCGGTGAAGAACCGGACGCGCTCGGAATGTGGCGTGCATGGCGAAGGTCCCCGGATGGCGCACCGTACCCACCGCCGCGAGCTGTCTACGTCGTCGAAGCCGACGATGACGACCTACCCGCGCTCACCGCTCGGCTGCAGAAGGCGCTCGTCGCCGCCGGTGAAGCGGCTCCGCAGGTCGAGGTCACCCCGGTCGTCGGCCCGGTGCCCACGTACCAGCGGGCGGCCCGAGCTTACGGTGCGCTCCTGTGGGCTGCTACCGAGGCGCCGGAAATCACGGTGGCGCGGGTTTTCGACGCGGTGGACCCGATTTCCGGCCCGAGCTTCGCCCCGGACCACCCCCGGATGAACAATGAAGCCGAACGTGGCCAGATCGTCGACTACCTACGCGCCGGCACTGCCCTAATGATCACGACGGCCACTCTGGAAGACGTCGTCGATCCCACCCGTGGAGCGGTCGTCCCAATGAGCTTCCGCACCGACGGCACCTGGATTTGGCCGGACACCGTTGCGTACTACCTGGAACACCACCACTTGGCGCCAGATCCGGACCTACTGGCGCACATCCGCGACGCCGGCCTACTTCCCCCAGAACTGGACGCGGTGGCCATACACCGAGCAATGGACGTACTACGCAAACCTCCGGAAGCCGAACCAGTCTGGACCCGCTGAGCCGGATCAGACGAGGTGAGGGACTCCGGCAGAGTCTGTTGACCACCCTGGGTAAAGACGGGCACGGCTCTTGTTGATCACGTGAACGCCCAGGTCCCGTGATCATGTGAGCGAGCCGTGCCCGTTGGCGACACTGCCTGAACCCTGTCGCCTTCGGTCTACTGCCCAGCTGTCTCGTAACGGCGCTGTGCATGCGTTGGCACGGGGCATGCGTTGGCACGGGGAAGGCGGCTGCCCGCTACCTGGGCCCAGCCGCACACCGCGACGAGCTCAAGCCCACAAGCGGGCCAGCGGTCTCCGCCTCGGTTGAGGCGATCGCGGTGGGTATTTGCCTGATGAGGCTGGGACGGGGCCGGCGCCGCAGAGCACGGCGAAGGCGGCCTGGAGCGGAGTCGTCACATGATCAACAAGGGGACTTCCCGTCCTTGCTCCCGGTAAACATGCTTCGCCGGAGTCGCGGACCCCCGGCCGACGACCGCATTTCGATATCGATCGAGTGCGGCGAACGAAAATCAAGGCTGGGGGAAGTAATCAAACTGCGGGTCTACGTAGGGTCTGTACCTCGAGTCGGCTGAACTTTCGGACCACCGAGCGATTTTGCCGCTGGGGTGAGCTTACCAAGCTTAGCCGTTCAATCCGCTGGGCGAGTTCCCGGAAGGCGATTTCGCCCGTTGTTGGCGCTAGATCAGCTCCAACGCAGTCGAACTGTGCTTCACCCCGACCTACGCGTCCTGGGCCAACCCGATCGAGGCCCAGTTAGGGCCGTTACGCACGTTCGTGATCGCCGGCTCGAACCACCCGAACCACGCCGTCCTGACCCTGCTGGCTAATTCCGCGAGGGGCTGGGGCTGGTGTCACTGCGGGAGTGGTCCGGTTCTGCCTCGCCAATCGGTGTGCGGTGAACGGCCTGTTCACCTCGGTAGGAGCCTGTTGCAAAATTACGCCCATTACGGACCGTGATCGATCGATCACGGCTGAGATGGCCACTGGCGGACAAGCGGCGGCGATCGAGACTGATTTGGTACTTCGGTTCAGCCGTTTTCGCCGAAAACGCAACAGGCTCGTAGACGACACGAACGGTCCGTTCGCTTCACGCCCGCACCTTCCCAAACAGCCCCAACACCGCGCCGAATTAACCAGCAGGGTCCGTCCTGGCCCGAAAACTGCACGCCTACCTGCGCTCGCGCAACGCCAACGCTCGCCACCCCGAACGTCCTGGCCGCCCAACGCCGCGAGCGCGCCCGCATCCGCAGCGAACGACAACGACGCTGGGGCCAACCCACCACCCCGGTGGCCTGACCCCCACACCTCGAACGTTCTTGGTCACGGCGCCAGTGCCGTGATCGTGATGGTCGGGCAGATGTCGATGACTGGACCGCAGGTGCTGACCGGAAGCGGAGTTTCAGTACTTCTTGCTGTCGTGCATCACCCGTCGGCGAGGCGTTGGATGGTGGCGCTCAGCCAGGCCTGGAGATCAGCGGGGTCGCCGAGTTCGGAACGCAGGACCCGGCGGCGGGTCGAGACGCCGAGCACGAAGGCGTCGATCGCTGCGGCTCGGCTGCGGGCGTTCGCGTCGTCCAGGCCGCTTTCGCGCAGGTAGCGGTGCAGCGGCTCCAGCGAGTTCGTGTCGAGGAAGGCGGCCAACGCCTCCGCCGCCTCCGGGCGTTCGCCGGACGCGCGTTGCAGCACGAGCAGCGGATCCTCCCCGGGTGCACCGAACCAGCGCTGGACGATGCTCGCCGCGAGGCGCGAACCCAGCGCGGAACGGTCGCCGTCGAAGGAGTTTGAGACCGGGATCTCCACCCGGGTTGCCGCCAGGAAAAGGCCATCCTTGCCACCGAAATAGCGCGTGATGAGGTTGGGCGACACGCCGGCCGCGTCGGCCACGCCTTTGACCGTGATCGCCGTGTACCCGCGCCGGGCGAACTGGCGTTGCGCGTGCTCCAGGATCCGCTGCCTGGTGGCGGCGGCATTACGCAAGGTCATGTGTATCAGCATACACATCATGTGTACGCTGATACACATGAGCGACGAGATGGGCGAACGACTCCAGCGGACGCGGCGTGTCACGACCCCGTGGAGTGACGACGGGACGCGCGGCATCAGCGGCACCCGCCTCGACGAACTGCTCGAACGCTGGGCGAACGGGTACGACTGGGGCGTGCACGAGCGCCGCATCGGCGAGTTCCGTTGGGTGACGGTGCAGGCAGGCGACACCGACCTGCGTGTGATCCACCAACGGTCCGCGGATCCCGGCGCTCCGGTTGTCGTGCTGCTGCATGGCTGGCCGGACTCGGTGTTGCGGTTCGAGCGCGTCCTGCCTTTGCTCGCGGACATGCACGTGGTGGTTCCCGCGCTGCCAGGCTTCCCGTTCGCGGCTCCGCTCATCATGCCCGGTATGTCGGTCAACCGGATCGCTGGGATCGTCGCGGACGCTCTCGATGAGCTCGGTTACTCGCGGTACACGGTGTCCGGTGGCGACGTGGGTGGCACCGTCGCGGAACTCCTCGCGGCCGAACACCCGGACCGGGTGGCCGCCCTGCACCTCACGAACGTTGCCCCGCAGCGTGCACTCACGGCGGACCCGGCGAAGCTCGCGCCCGACGCGGCGGCCTACCTCGGCCGGTCGGCGCAGTGGTTCCGGACCGAGGGCGGGTACCTTGCTGAGCAGTCGACGCGGCCGAACACGCTCGCCGTCGCCCTCGGCGACTCACCCGCCGGCCTCGCGGCGTGGATCGTCGAGAAACTGGAGTCCTGGTCTGACAAATCGGCCTTCACTCCGGACGAGCTTCTCACGTGGGTCACCGCCTACTGGGTCACCGGCACGATCGGCACCTCTTTCGCCACCTATGTCGAACCTGCCGCCCTCCCTGACCGGATCGACACGCCGACCGTGCTCTCCGTGTTCCCGCGCGACATCAAACCGGAGCCGCGAAGCTACGCCGAGGCGTTCCTGAACCTCTGCGATTACGTGAAACACCCTGCCGGCGGCCACTTCGCAGCCTGGGAACAGCCCGAGGCTTACGCCGGCGACGTACACCGTGCGGTCAAGCTGGGCGGCTGAAACGGAGCTTGCGAATGCTCCACCGCTGCAACGCCGTGCGCCCGGCTCGGCCCATGGCGTGGCAGCCGACGCCGTGAACGTTCGTGGTCACGGCATTAGCCGGTTCAAACCGGTGACGTCCGCGATCGGTCCGATAGACACCGAATGATCCAGAGCCAGCAAGAGCAGGTTGCCAGCGGACGTGCCGTGGCTGCACGGCAATGGGATCCGCGTGCTGGTCCGTTGATCTGGGCCTGACCGGGACTCAAGCCGTATTTGGAGGTGGTCGTCCAGGTGGCCGACGGCCTGGCCGACGCACGCGTCACCGCAGCAAGGCGCGTCGCCGCCCTCCGCGACGAGATTAACACCCTGCTACGCGACTACCGCACCAAGCTGGAAACCGGGATTCGCGGGTTATCGGACCGCCGCGGCGTTCAACTGTGTTGCAGTGCGCGGAATTCGTTCGACCACATTTCATTCTCGCCGGGCAGGCCGTCCGTGCCCCGTTGGACGGTGTGCCGGCAGAAAATGCTGGTGAATATCCACGGCGGCTTGTTCGGGCCGAAATCTCTGGTCATCGGGATGCCCTGGGCCAGTGGGTAACAGGCCACAGCCAACCGGCCGGTAGTGCGGAACCTGTTGACCAGGTCGGACATGAACCCCTTGTTGTCCGCGAACCAGGGACACGACGTGAGGAAGTCGTTCCATTTGATCTG
This genomic interval carries:
- a CDS encoding TetR/AcrR family transcriptional regulator produces the protein MTLRNAAATRQRILEHAQRQFARRGYTAITVKGVADAAGVSPNLITRYFGGKDGLFLAATRVEIPVSNSFDGDRSALGSRLAASIVQRWFGAPGEDPLLVLQRASGERPEAAEALAAFLDTNSLEPLHRYLRESGLDDANARSRAAAIDAFVLGVSTRRRVLRSELGDPADLQAWLSATIQRLADG
- a CDS encoding epoxide hydrolase family protein; the protein is MSDEMGERLQRTRRVTTPWSDDGTRGISGTRLDELLERWANGYDWGVHERRIGEFRWVTVQAGDTDLRVIHQRSADPGAPVVVLLHGWPDSVLRFERVLPLLADMHVVVPALPGFPFAAPLIMPGMSVNRIAGIVADALDELGYSRYTVSGGDVGGTVAELLAAEHPDRVAALHLTNVAPQRALTADPAKLAPDAAAYLGRSAQWFRTEGGYLAEQSTRPNTLAVALGDSPAGLAAWIVEKLESWSDKSAFTPDELLTWVTAYWVTGTIGTSFATYVEPAALPDRIDTPTVLSVFPRDIKPEPRSYAEAFLNLCDYVKHPAGGHFAAWEQPEAYAGDVHRAVKLGG